From Sardina pilchardus chromosome 9, fSarPil1.1, whole genome shotgun sequence, a single genomic window includes:
- the bloc1s1 gene encoding biogenesis of lysosome-related organelles complex 1 subunit 1, producing the protein MLSRLLKEHQAKQNERKELQERRRREAIAAATCLTEALVDHLNVGVAQAYVNQRKLDHEVKTLQVQAGQFAKQTAQWISMVEGFNQALKEIGDVENWARSIEMDMRTIATALEYVHKGQLQAS; encoded by the exons ATGCTCTCACGACTGCTTAAAGAACATCAAGCAAAGCAGAACGAAAGGAAAGAGCTGCAAG AGAGGCGGAGAAGAGAGGCCATAGCTGCGGCCACATGCCTGACTGAGGCCCTGGTGGACCACCTGAATGTTGG ggTGGCCCAGGCCTATGTGAACCAGCGTAAACTGGACCATGAGGTGAAGACTCTGCAGGTGCAGGCGGGCCAGTTTGCTAAGCAGACCGCTCAGTGGATCAGCATGGTGGAGGGCTTCAACCAGGCGCTCAAG GAGATTGGCGATGTTGAAAATTGGGCACGCAGCATTGAGATGGACATGAGAACCATCGCCACGGCGCTGGAGTATGTGCACAAGGGTCAGCTCCAGGCCtcgtaa